In one Rutidosis leptorrhynchoides isolate AG116_Rl617_1_P2 chromosome 8, CSIRO_AGI_Rlap_v1, whole genome shotgun sequence genomic region, the following are encoded:
- the LOC139863544 gene encoding uncharacterized protein, whose protein sequence is MLTKTPKKILLQERVARSFPDPQPLAENSRRDKSKFCIFHDDYGHDTNRCRDLAELIAEAFEQGKLEHLIAQGAASTANAIILPAKSNAPQVPNATDRKAPAVENLGVKMVSKKENLREIQVINVVEVQGEMTVFQVSDQFANWQCPSITFPPINLSADLDKPVVVSCRIANTGIIILNVHVDTGSSVDVMYEQYFNKLPAHIKALLKPITVSLAGFSGESTWPIGQLELQVELVDDRDELLKRQALLNLYVMRNQSRLNMILGRTALRMFGAIPSTLHGTVKFSTCKGVGTLTSVIIEPLCVMITARESVGIEGHAVLAK, encoded by the coding sequence ATGTTAACAAAAACGCctaagaaaattcttttgcaagAAAGGGTAGCGAGATCTTTTCCTGATCCTCAACCTTTAGCGGAGAACAGCAGACGTGACAAATCCAAGTTTTGCATTTTCCATGATGACTATGGTCATGATACTAACCGCTGTAGAGATTTGGCAGAATTGATTGCGGAGGCATTTGAGCAAGGTAAACTGGAACATTTAATAGCTCAAGGTGCTGCAAGTACTGCAAATGCGATTATCTTGCCCGCAAAGTCTAATGCTCCGCAAGTGCCAAATGCCACTGATCGAAAAGCTCCCGCAGTGGAGAATCTAGGGGTTAAAATGGTAAGCAAGAAAGAGAATCTACGCGAAATTCAGGTTATTAATGTAGTGGAGGTTCAAGGTGAAATGACAGTGTTCCAAGTATCTGACCAATTCGCGAACTGGCAATGTCCCTCTATTACTTTTCCTCCTATAAACTTGAGCGCGGATCTTGATAAACCAGTGGTGGTTTCATGCCGCATTGCGAATACTGGCATTATAATTCTGAATGTGCATGTTGATACTGGTAGCAGTGTGGATGTAATGTATGAGCAATATTTTAACAAGTTGCCTGCACATATTAAAGCTTTGCTGAAACCTATTACGGTTTCGCTAGCTGGTTTTTCAGGAGAATCAACTTGGCCTATTGGTCAGTTGGAATTGCAAGTTGAATTAGTAGATGATCGCGATGAATTGCTAAAGCGCCAAGCCTTGTTAAACCTTTATGTAATGCGAAATCAGTCTAGGCTTAACATGATTCTTGGGCGCACTGCTTTACGCATGTTTGGCGCAATACCATCCACGTTGCATGGAACGGTGAAATTTTCTACTTGCAAGGGCGTCGGTACGCTGACTTCGGTGATAATTGAACCACTTTGTGTGATGATTACTGCACGCGAAAGTGTTGGCATTGAAGGACATGCGGTGCTTGCTAAATAG